Proteins co-encoded in one Bemisia tabaci chromosome 9, PGI_BMITA_v3 genomic window:
- the LOC140225453 gene encoding uncharacterized protein — translation MKYAVYSRQSALLIKRLAFIKETAKKLSHPLSSLLIHQIKAYKEEVHSKYNSYLDLYKKLMYQDDLPEDYNEDEFDTLDVKVNEEYAAVTALLLTLLPDETPPSTPSANNTTGTFLNKSSVRLPKLTLPKFDGDIESWITFQNLFESTIHKQDSLDNIEKFQYLLGCLSSEPLILIKHLPLTSANYTIAWDTLTKRYSNKRRIVTFHIGKIIDSAPVSMSSGSSLRTFVSFLSSHMDALAALGQTQNDDNSVLTTVILRKFEPELRQRFEEERKDASVFPTVSEIVEFLEDLARQLEDSMLGLGKETRQSSKPPNNSPQRPPKAALHASKSPNFKCSLCKTNNHSIYKCYKFSDLSAEKRREFIKSAGNCFNCLGTSHSVAQCGSKVTCHTCKDRHHTLLHRPSSNDKQGDSTLTTNDSGPPKSAHTCASQHNTTQIVLLGTALVLCRDSSGELQTVRVMIDNGSQISAITEKCARRLGLKIQPFQQRLSGLSSSSVPNPIGRSDCTLISRTQPSSQIKASALVLKSIAEPQPPLNVAASVIAQVNSLQLADPDFHKTSEIDFLLGADLYGDVMLGEKLQNQSNPHCYSSIFGWVLIGNAPASDSRYCHLNFFSFLTTLRPLENALCKFWEIESISQKRAPDPAETACENLFAQQHSRTPQGRYVVPLPFSGDPKNLGSNRAQAFKQYLSLERRLKKDPPLYEAYQNFFSSI, via the coding sequence ATGAAATATGCTGTTTACTCTCGCCAAAGCGCCTTACTCATTAAGCGGCTGGCGTTCATAAAAGAAACCGCTAAAAAACTCAGTCATCCCTTGAGTTCGCTCCTCATCCATCAAATCAAGGCATATAAGGAGGAGGTGCATTCGAAGTATAACTCATACCTGGATTTATATAAAAAGCTTATGTACCAGGATGACCTCCCCGAAGATTATAATGAAGATGAGTTCGACACTCTTGACGTAAAAGTGAACGAAGAATATGCTGCTGTCACGGCATTGCTCCTTACCTTGCTCCCGGACGAAACCCCCCCCTCTACTCCTAGTGCGAATAACACTACGGGTACATTTTTGAACAAGTCCTCCGTCCGATTACCAAAATTAACGTTACCTAAGTTTGATGGTGACATAGAATCGTGGAtcacgtttcaaaatctttttgaGTCTACTATTCATAAACAGGATTCTCTAGACAACATTGAAAAGTTTCAATATCTTTTGGGATGCCTTTCCAGCGAACCCCTCATTCTTATCAAGCATTTGCCCCTCACGTCAGCAAATTACACAATCGCCTGGGATACTCTCACTAAACGATATAGCAACAAAAGACGGATTGTAACTTTTCATATCGGCAAGATCATCGATTCAGCTCCTGTCTCTATGAGTTCCGGCTCCTCTCTCCGAACTTTCGTGTCCTTTTTGTCTAGCCACATGGACGCTTTGGCTGCGCTTGGTCAAACTCAGAATGATGACAATTCTGTATTGACTACAGTTATCCTACGGAAGTTCGAACCCGAGCTCAGACAACGATtcgaggaagaaagaaaagacgCTTCAGTTTTTCCCACTGTCTCCGAAATTGTGGAATTTTTGGAGGATTTGGCGCGACAATTGGAGGACTCTATGTTGGGTCTCGGCAAAGAAACTCGCCAGTCTTCCAAGCCACCCAATAACTCTCCTCAACGCCCACCTAAAGCTGCTCTGCACGCCTCTAAATCTCCAAATTTCAAGTGCTCTCTGTGCAAGACCAACAATCACAGCATCTATAAATGCTACAAATTCTCGGATCTCTCGGCAGAAAAGCGCAGGGAATTTATTAAGAGTGCTGGCAATTGTTTCAATTGTCTTGGTACCTCTCATTCAGTCGCACAGTGTGGCTCAAAGGTTACTTGTCATACTTGTAAGGACAGACATCACACCTTACTCCATCGCCCCTCTTCGAATGACAAACAGGGTGACTCCACACTGACCACAAATGACTCAGGGCCCCCCAAATCTGCGCATACATGTGCTTCCCAGCATAATACTACACAGATTGTGCTGTTAGGCACGGCTCTTGTCCTATGCAGAGACTCAAGCGGGGAACTTCAAACAGTACGCGTGATGATCGATAACGGATCACAAATCAGTGCTATAACAGAAAAATGCGCTAGGCGGCTTGGACTCAAAATTCAACCTTTTCAGCAGCGCTTATCGGGCCTCTCGAGTTCCTCCGTACCCAACCCCATCGGCCGCTCTGACTGCACACTCATCTCACGCACTCAGCCATCATCACAAATTAAAGCTTCAGCTCTCGTACTGAAATCAATTGCAGAACCCCAGCCTCCCCTCAATGTAGCTGCTTCTGTAATAGCTCAAGTCAACTCTCTGCAACTCGCTGACCCTGACTTCCACAAGACTTCCGAAATCGATTTTCTCCTCGGAGCTGATTTGTATGGTGACGTCATGCTGGGTGAAAAGCTCCAAAATCAATCAAATCCTCATTGTTACTCATCAATTTTTGGATGGGTCCTCATCGGAAATGCTCCTGCATCTGACTCTCGATATtgtcatctcaattttttctcatttttgactACTCTCCGACCTCTTGAAAATGCtctctgcaaattttgggaaattgaAAGCATCTCTCAGAAAAGGGCTCCTGACCCTGCGGAAACAGCTTGTGAAAATTTATTCGCTCAGCAGCACTCTCGTACTCCGCAAGGCCGTTATGTTGTGCCCCTCCCCTTTTCTGGTGACCCAAAAAATCTCGGCTCCAATCGAGCTCAAGCTTTCAAACAATATTTATCACTGGAAAGAAGGCTCAAAAAGGACCCTCCTCTTTATGAAGCCTATCAAAATTTTTTCTCGAGTATTTGA
- the LOC109041970 gene encoding uncharacterized protein, which produces MKLADKPSKYIIPHHPVIKESSSTTKVRAVFNGSARDENQRSLNDFLMKGPKLQRDIPDIIFNFRLQPIALCCDIKMMYRQVLVRDEDCQYQHIFWRPHPESEIQEYELLTVTYGLTPSAFLAQRSVRQLSTDEKPDFPLASKSLHDYTYVDDITTGSSDVPCTIQLKDELIGIADKGGFTLHKMASNSPEVMADIHPDRRATFVSIRDFEDGFLSVLGSGWIPEIDSFIYRISTYSSDTPVTKRSVLSYIARAFDPCGWLAPVIFWMKHFMQLLWRRTLDWDQLVGPDLHKLWMQFTSEMHQLENFKVPRLLISPHSKDFRLVGFCDASLLGYGAVFYLVSSRSDGNFDSNLICAKSKVAPLSPTLTIPRLELSAALLLAQLLQSLEVHFDSLSLTEILLFTDSTTVLGWLQKSPHLLHTFVSNRVSRIIEICPSGIWHHISTDFNPADLLSRGATPSALLDSPLWLHGPPFLRQRFDSWPLMPATLPEELPEIKQSYAVTVPQNYNFWIELFSKFSSLSKLVGTIGYIRRFVMLTRKSRSNHPHHSSNILTPEERDSSRDFCVRITQRFHLSKEIHTIESQDECPPTFASLSPFIDSLGLLRVGGRLKHANLPLNAKHPFLIPRESHLAQLICHHYHNINFHSEITSTQAAIQRNYWIIGIRGLLKKVIHQCIRCYKYKARSFQPVMADLPPIRFSQIRCFLNVGVDYAGPMHIKEHNRRNARISKAWICIFVCLSTKALHLELVTELTGAKFMDALDRFVARRGLCQQIMSDNGTNFTKTARHLREVFQFLAKHQDEISEHLSQRNIRWSFSTPCAPWTGGIWEAAVKSVKHHLRRSLEPHPLTYEEFSTVLHKIEAILNSRPLCRLSSDPNDGIDYLSPGHFIIGAPLTDVPEYDYSVTPLNRLDRWELLRNLHQVFWKRWSNEYLHSLMPREKWRNHQSPPKPGDLVFVLGESSPPRNWPLGRIVKLLPGRDKTPRTAEVHFNGTKLLRPLRKLVPLPDP; this is translated from the coding sequence ATGAAGCTCGCAGATAAGCCCTCCAAATACATCATACCACATCATCCAGTCATCAAAGAGTCCTCTAGCACCACTAAGGTCCGCGCCGTATTTAATGGTTCGGCTCGTGATGAAAATCAGCGCTCTCTCAATGATTTTCTAATGAAAGGACCTAAACTGCAACGGGATATTCCGGATATTATCTTCAACTTCCGCCTGCAACCGATAGCTCTCTGCTGTGATATCAAGATGATGTATCGGCAAGTTCTAGTTCGAGACGAAGATTGCCAGTATCAACACATATTCTGGCGCCCTCATCCTGAGTCTGAAATTCAGGAATATGAGTTACTGACTGTAACTTACGGTCTCACCCCATCAGCCTTCCTCGCTCAGCGCTCGGTGAGACAACTATCTACTGATGAAAAGCCAGATTTTCCTCTAGCATCAAAATCACTGCATGATTATACTTATGTAGATGACATCACAACCGGATCTTCTGATGTCCCTTGCACTATCCAACTCAAGGACGAATTAATCGGCATCGCAGATAAGGGAGGTTTTACCCTCCATAAAATGGCCAGTAACTCCCCGGAAGTCATGGCAGACATACACCCGGATAGGCGCGCCACTTTTGTTAGTATAAGGGATTTCGAAGATGGTTTCCTCTCGGTTTTAGGCTCAGGTTGGATTCCAGAAATAGATTCGTTCATTTATAGGATATCTACGTATTCCTCAGACACACCTGTCACCAAGCGATCAGTTCTATCCTATATTGCTCGTGCCTTCGACCCTTGCGGATGGTTGGCCCCGGTCATCTTTTGGATGAAACACTTCATGCAGCTGTTGTGGCGACGAACTCTCGACTGGGATCAACTCGTAGGGCCTGATCTGCATAAGCTCTGGATGCAGTTTACTAGTGAAATGCACCAACTGGAGAACTTCAAAGTCCCTCGCCTCCTCATCTCTCCTCACTCAAAGGACTTTCGTTTAGTAGGATTCTGCGATGCCAGTCTCCTTGGCTACGGTGCCGTGTTCTATCTGGTGTCATCTCGCTCTGATGGAAATTTCGACTCGAATTTGATATGCGCTAAAAGTAAAGTCGCTCCTTTATCGCCAACCCTCACCATCCCTCGTTTAGAACTCTCCGCAGCTTTGCTTCTCGCGCAACTTTTGCAGTCTCTTGAGGTGCATTTTGACTCGCTCAGTCTAACTGAAATTCTCCTCTTCACTGACTCAACTACTGTGCTGGGATGGCTGCAAAAATCCCCCCATCTACTGCATACTTTTGTCTCCAATAGAGTTAGTCGAATAATCGAAATTTGCCCCTCCGGAATTTGGCACCACATCTCCACGGATTTCAACCCAGCCGATTTACTCTCCCGAGGTGCGACTCCCTCTGCACTCCTCGATTCTCCCCTGTGGCTCCATGGACCCCCTTTCCTGCGTCAACGCTTCGACTCATGGCCGCTGATGCCTGCAACCTTACCGGAAGAACTGCCTGAGATAAAGCAATCATATGCGGTAACAGTTCCgcaaaattataatttctggATCGAACTCTTCTCTAAATTTTCCTCATTATCCAAGCTCGTTGGAACCATTGGATATATAAGGCGCTTCGTAATGCTTACTCGCAAGTCGCGCTCAAACCATCCTCATCACTCCTCAAACATTCTCACTCCTGAGGAACGGGACTCTTCTCGCGACTTCTGCGTGCGAATCACTCAACGTTTTCATCTCTCCAAGGAAATCCACACAATCGAGTCTCAAGATGAATGCCCTCCCACCTTTGCCTCTTTATCTCCTTTTATTGACTCCCTGGGTCTTCTCAGGGTAGGCGGTCGCTTGAAACATGCTAATCTCCCTTTAAATGCGAAGCACCCCTTTCTGATTCCCCGAGAATCTCACTTGGCTCAGTTAATTTGTCACCACTATCATAATATTAATTTTCACTCTGAAATAACCTCCACTCAAGCAGCTATCCAACGGAACTACTGGATTATCGGTATTCGGGGACTGCTGAAGAAGGTAATCCACCAGTGCATCCGGTGTTACAAGTACAAGGCCCGATCTTTCCAACCTGTAATGGCGGATTTACCTCCCATCCGATTCTCTCAAATTAGATGCTTCTTGAACGTCGGAGTCGATTATGCAGGACCGATGCACATCAAAGAACATAATAGGAGAAACGCTCGAATTTCTAAAGCTTGGATCTGTATATTTGTTTGCCTATCCACTAAGGCTCTACACTTAGAATTGGTGACAGAATTAACGGGCGCCAAATTTATGGACGCTCTTGATCGTTTCGTGGCCCGACGAGGATTATGTCAACAAATTATGTCTGACAATGGAACTAACTTCACTAAAACGGCTCGTCATCTCCGAGAAGTTTTCCAATTCCTCGCAAAGCATCAAGATGAAATAAGCGAGCACCTTTCTCAACGAAATATTCGTTGGTCCTTCTCAACGCCTTGCGCGCCATGGACCGGGGGAATCTGGGAAGCTGCAGTAAAATCGGTGAAGCATCACTTACGCAGGTCTCTGGAGCCTCATCCTCTCACTTATGAAGAATTCTCTACAGTGCTTCACAAAATCGAGGCCATTCTCAACAGTCGCCCTTTGTGCCGTCTGTCCTCAGATCCAAATGATGGAATCGATTATCTGTCACCCGGCCATTTTATCATAGGTGCCCCCCTCACGGATGTCCCTGAGTATGATTATTCAGTTACTCCCTTGAACCGCCTCGATAGATGGGAACTCCTTAGGAACCTCCATCAAGTTTTCTGGAAGAGGTGGTCCAATGAATATTTGCATTCTCTTATGCCCCGAGAAAAATGGCGAAATCACCAATCCCCTCCTAAGCCTGGAGATCTGGTGTTTGTACTTGGTGAGTCCTCCCCACCGAGAAATTGGCCTCTTGGACGTATAGTGAAGCTTCTCCCCGGGCGAGATAAAACCCCTCGCACCGCCGAAGTCCATTTCAATGGCACGAAGCTCCTGCGCCCTCTTCGCAAACTGGTTCCACTACCAGACCCATGA